One Triticum dicoccoides isolate Atlit2015 ecotype Zavitan chromosome 5B, WEW_v2.0, whole genome shotgun sequence genomic window carries:
- the LOC119311381 gene encoding uncharacterized protein LOC119311381, protein MAFASSLLPAPASGVRASHAPELAFPPVNRKGGVSLRRRGARHGVRAEVNESASAVAIDALSQVKHVLLPITDRNPYLSEGTRQAAATTTSLAKKYGASITVVVIDDKPKESFPEHDTQMSSIRWHLSEGGFTEFGLMERLGEGKKPTAIIAEVADDLELDLVVLSMEAIHSKHVDGNLLAEFIPCPILMLPL, encoded by the exons ATGGCCTTCGCCAGCTCGCTCCTGCCCGCGCCGGCCTCCGGCGTCCGCGCGAGCCACGCCCCGGAGCTCGCCTTCCCGCCGGTCAACAGGAAGGGCGGCGTCTCGCTGCGGCGCCGGGGAGCCCGGCACGGAG TCAGGGCTGAAGTGAATGAATCTGCAAGTGCTGTAGCGATTGATGCTCTCTCCCAAGTTAAGCATGTTCTACTTCCGATCACTGATCGCAACCCTTACCTTTCAGAAGGCACAAGACAG GCTGCAGCCACAACCACTTCTCTAGCAAAGAAGTATGGAGCAAGCATTACAGTAGTTG TTATTGATGATAAGCCAAAGGAGTCATTTCCAGAGCATGATACTCAAATGTCAAGCATTAGATGGCACCTTTCTGAAG GTGGATTTACAGAGTTTGGGTTGATGGAGCGCCTTGGAGAAGGAAAGAAGCCGACAGCTATCATCGCAGAAGTCGCAGATGATTTGGAGTTAGACCTGGTCGTCCTTAGTATGGAAGCGATCCACTCGAAGCACGTCGATGGGAATTTGCTGGCTGAATTCATCCCCTGCCCCATTCTGATGCTCCCCCTCTAA